A region of Aquarana catesbeiana isolate 2022-GZ linkage group LG08, ASM4218655v1, whole genome shotgun sequence DNA encodes the following proteins:
- the LOC141106467 gene encoding uncharacterized protein yields the protein MMEDLEEDDLNIIKVEDINDDEEMDKTPCSEQEFPPGISTDPGDTRETQRDVTLEKDRRPLMIKEEEIPSEISTDGSMNKNTPECPCPPSSEVSTQTSCRSFQVYQAADLLNIKIFVKEEEDESPPEISTDGQHETHTLTSMDTEGEDASKSITSRNARKGDESASCSKCGKCYSRRSSLLRHIQTVHLGEKPYSCSECGKCFDQNSNLIKHQRVHTGEKPFSCSICGKRFGEKSNVVLHERTHTGEKPYSCFECGKCFAQKASLDSHQRTHTGEKPFSCLECGKHFTNKRTLISHRRIHSGEKPYECSICGKCFTDKSDMVKHKRIHTGDYPYMCSECGKGFIARSVFIIHEKMHSGEKPYSCSECGKGFTKKQHLMDHMRLHTGEKPFSCPDCGKFFRQKSGLAKHRRKMHRIEVPII from the exons ATGATGGAGGACCTCGAAGAGGACGACCTAAATATCATTAAAGTTGAAGATATCAATGATGACGAAGAGATGGACAAAACGCCATGTAGCGAGCAGGAATTTCCtccagggatcagtacag ACCCCGGAGACACCAGAGAGACTCAGAGAGATGTCACATTGGAGAAGGACAGAAGACCTTTGATGATTAAAGAGGAGGAAATCCCttcagagatcagcacag atggatccatgAACAAAAACACACCAGAGTGTCCTTGTCCTCCATCATCCGAGGTGTCCACACAGACAAGCTGTAGAAGCTTCCAGGTTTATCAG gctgcagaTTTGCTTAATATTAAAATCTTTGTTAAAGAGGAAGAGGATGAATCCCCTCCAGAGATCAGCACTG ATGGCCAACATGAAACCCATACCTTGACCTCAATGGACACTGAAGGAGAAGACGCTTCCAAATCCATAACATCTCGTAACGCCCGTAAAGGCGATGAATCGGCTTCATGTTCTAAGTGCGGGAAGTGTTACAGCCGGAGGTCAAGCCTCCTCAGACACATCCAGACTGTCCACCTGGGAGAGAAACCATATTCATGTTCCGAATGTGGCAAGTGCTTTGACCAGAACTCCAATCTCATTaagcaccagagagttcacacgggggagaagccattctCCTGTTCGATCTGCGGAAAGCGATTTGGAGAAAAGTCAAATGTCGTTCTCCATGAAAGGacccacacaggagagaagccatattcctgcttTGAGTGTGGCAAATGTTTTGCCCAGAAGGCTTCCTTAGACTCCCACCAAAGGACTCACACAGGCGAGAAACCGTTTTCCTGTCTCGAATGCGGCAAACATTTCACCAACAAGAGAACGCTCATTAGCCACCGTAGGATTCACTCGGGTGAGAAGCCCTATGAATGTTCCATATGTGGGAAGTGCTTCACCGACAAGTCAGACATGGTGAAGCATAAGCGGATCCATACAGGTGACTATCCCTATATGTGCTCCGAATGCGGCAAAGGCTTCATCGCCAGGTCCGTCTTTATCATTCATGAAAAGATGCACTCTGGAGAGAAGCCCTATTCCTGCTCGGAGTGTGGGAAAGGTTTCACCAAGAAACAACATCTCATGGACCACATGAGACTTCATACGGGGGAGAAACCATTTTCCTGTCCGGACTGCGGCAAGTTCTTCAGGCAGAAATCGGGGCTGGCCAAACATCGGAGGAAAATGCACAGGATAGAAGTGCCCATTATCTGA